In Scheffersomyces stipitis CBS 6054 chromosome 7, complete sequence, the DNA window GCTGATGACAGCAATGGTGATATTGAACGCATTAGTTCTCTTGTCCATAAATGGTCTAATCCAACTAACAAGTACACAGTAGGCCAATTCAATGACGAAGACAATGACAGATTGTACTTTTCCGTGGGTTTGTAAGACTGCCACAAACAATGACTTAGCAAGCATGTATACCAAACTGACGAGAATAAAGTAGTAGCAATCAGCTCTGAATTGAACGTAGAGGAAACCgaatttgttcaaaaaGGCACCGTCGCCATACAACAAATAGGCTGGGTTCTTGTATTGCAGCACAGACTTTCTACCAAACATGAATACTCTGATGGCTGCTTGAAACAATAAAACTACGGATAAgacaaacaagaagacaGCAATCACGGTAGTACCCACTGAGTCTCTCGTAGTCAATTCCCAGAGGCATAACACGGCGATTTGCGGAAGAGCCAATACAAACAATCTGTAGAGGGTACCTTTGATGACAAGAGACCACTGCAGTCTGTATTCGTTGAACTTTCCTTCattcatcaacttggctcTGATCAAGATTTCGATGATTGCCTTGAACAACATTAGACACACCACCATGACAAAAGCAAAGAACAAGAGGAAAATGATACCGGTCATGAAGAGGTCAGTGATTTCTATTCTGGTCAAGAAAGCAACTCTCTGGATACCACGAAGAACtaagatcttggaagacaagTCTTTGTCCTTTTCGTTTAAAGAGTACAACGTGGAGTTGAGAGAGTCGCTGTAGCCAAAGTCGTCGGAATCAAGCGTGATCGAGGCACGCTTGGATAAGCCTGAAACCACACTTTCTTGAGGCTTGTAGAAGGACTCGAACAATTCGTAGGCTCTTTTCTTTAGCTTCTTTTGGACGGAAATAGAGAGATACTGCGATCCCAAGATATCCGTAGGGGTACCCCCAGTAGCCTGGAGGTACCAATTTGCAATGTTTTGGACAAATCCGACCCTGACGATACCGAGCGACCACTGGAAGTTCTGGGCCCAGGCTGCGGCAATAGGAGGCACTTTAGCCACGGCCATCATGGCTGTAATGGCCAAAGACTGGAAATAAACGAAAAGCGACATCGAGTTCGAGGCAATGTGTGCTGCTGTGTTGGAGTGGCCAATCACTGAGACGACTCCCGATGTAATAACACCGAGACCAGCAATGGCAGCAATGGGCCAGGCAGCGTATTTTGTCTGGACAGTTTTCCCGTTGGTCAATACTGCTTCAACACAAGCTAACTGGTCTGACTTACCATCTTCTGTGATTGTGACACGGACTCTGGCGTCGAGGTCCGGGATTGTGAAGGCAATTCCAGGGATCTGGTCAGTGATGCTTCTCGACACATTGTACAGGGATGTCAAATCCAAGTGGCCGGAAGTCAAGGGGCAGATCTCGGGGTAGTTAAGATTACAGAGCGAGACGTTACGCGAAAGAATATTGAGTCCGTAGGCAATCAACGTGATTTGAGCAGTCACATTTGTGTCGAGTGACGAGATCGCATTCACTTGAAAGTAGACACTTGTGTTGTGGGGAAAGTATCTGACATCGAAGAAGGAGGCAGTGAACTTCGAGTTGTCCATACATGTCAACAAGGACGAGGTCTTAAGAACCGACTGAGCCAAAGCTGCCTGGAGCAAGCTGAAAATCCAGATGTATATGAGGTTCAACCGCAttgtgaaaattggaagaacTGTAGACGGAGTACTAGCAGTAGAAGATTCAGCagattggaagaaagaaaagtagTGGGAATAAGTAGAggaaaatggaaatacGAGTGTATACTAATGTGTGGAAAAAAGATATCTGTAGATGATCTGTTCAGATGATCTCAGTCGCGGAAAAAATGGCTGGGGAGTGCGAGGCAATAATAAGGCGCTTTTTATAGCAGCTACCACAGGTCAGATGGTGAAATGGAATTATTTCTAGAAGAGAATATCAGCTGTGAAGATACGGAGATCTATGGCAAGATACAATCG includes these proteins:
- a CDS encoding predicted protein — its product is MRLNLIYIWIFSLLQAALAQSVLKTSSLLTCMDNSKFTASFFDVRYFPHNTSVYFQVNAISSLDTNVTAQITLIAYGLNILSRNVSLCNLNYPEICPLTSGHLDLTSSYNVSRSITDQIPGIAFTIPDLDARVRVTITEDGKSDQLACVEAVLTNGKTVQTKYAAWPIAAIAGLGVITSGVVSVIGHSNTAAHIASNSMSLFVYFQSLAITAMMAVAKVPPIAAAWAQNFQWSLGIVRVGFVQNIANWYLQATGGTPTDILGSQYLSISVQKKLKKRAYELFESFYKPQESVVSGLSKRASITLDSDDFGYSDSLNSTLYSLNEKDKDLSSKILVLRGIQRVAFLTRIEITDLFMTGIIFLLFFAFVMVVCLMLFKAIIEILIRAKLMNEGKFNEYRSQWSLVIKGTLYRLFVLALPQIAVLCLWELTTRDSVGTTVIAVFLFVLSVVLLFQAAIRVFMFGRKSVSQYKNPAYLLYGDGAFLNKFGFLYVQFRADCYYFILVSLVYMLAKSLFVAVLQTHGKVQSVIVFVIELAYCVLVSWIRPFMDKRTNAFNITIAVISTLNALFFMFFSFVFRQPHVVASVMGVVYFVINAVFALFCLIFTVVTCVLALLYKNPDARYQPMKDDRVSFLPRFDNPKQAQNGEEDLELMALGATARKGHEHGGKPANLYDEDESMYEEDSMFPNKDSRNESNSNSNFNFSHDANDSKHDSYLETMEPTQPGSTIVGNPGAITGYHNSAYVGGSSRGPPVNPYSQSTSYNTSQSGSRVNFI